Part of the Pyrobaculum calidifontis JCM 11548 genome, CCCCTCACTATCTCCCAGCCCTCTATTAGGCTGACAGACGTGGATAAGGTGGGTAGGAGCGGAAGGCATTTGACGGGGTTTGAGATGATGGCACACCACGCGTTCAATTATCCGGACAAGTACGTTTATTGGATTGACGAGACTACGGAGTACGCCTACAGGTTTTTCACAGAGGAGCTGGGAATTCCGCCCGAAGAGATCACCTTTAAGGAGTCCATGTGGGAGGGAGGCGGCAACGCTGGGGAGTGCTTCGAGGTGCTGGTGAGGGGGCTTGAGGCGGCCACCCTCGTGTTTATGCACTACGAGGTTAAGGACGGCAAGTACGTGGAGCTCCCGCTCAAGATCGTGGACACGGGGTACGGCCTGGAGCGGATATACTGGCTCATAAAGGGGACGCCCACAATCTACGACGCAGTGTTCGGCCCCTATTTGGCCAAGGTTAGGGAGAGGCTGGGGGTGCCAGAGCCGCCGCGGGACGTGATGGCCAAGGCCTCTATATACTTTGGGCAAATGGACCCCGAGGTCATCAGCCTCGACAAGGCGTACGACATAATTGCCGAGAAGATCGGCGTGGACGGGAAGTGGCTGAGAGAGGTGGTGAAGCCTCAGGAGGCCCTCTACGTCTTGGCAGACCACTCTAGGACTGTGGCTTGGATGATCGCCGACGGCGTCATACCCTCCAACAGCGGCGCGGGGTACTTGGCCAGGCTCTTGATAAGGAGGGCGCTTAGGGGGCTTATGTTAGCCGGCGTAGACGCGCCACTCGTTGAGCTGTTCGACCTACACTTGAAGGAGCTGAGGTACGACTACCCCGAGGTGTGGGAGGCGAGGTCCCTCATTCTCGAGCTGGTGGATATGGAGGAGAAGAAGTACAGAGAGGTGTTGAAGTCGGCGCCTGCCGTGGTGAAGAGGGCGTTGGAGGAGAACAGGAGGCGGGGGAAGGCGGGGTTAGACAAAGAGGACCTCGTCACGCTTTACGACAGCTACGGGTTGCCCCCAGAGGTGGTGGCCGAGGCGGCGAAGTCCATGGGCATAGAGGTCAAGGTGCCAGACGACTTCTACTCCCTGCTGGCCTCGCGCCACGTGCGGAGGGAGAAGGGGCGCGAGGCGACGCTGGTAGAGATGGCAAAGGTGGCCGACTTGCCGCGGACTAGGGAGCTGTTCTACGAAGACGCGTACATGAGGACGTTTAAGGCCAAGGTTCTCCGCGTAATAGATGGGAAATACGTGGTCTTAGACCAGACGGCGTTTTATGCGGAGGGCGGCGGCCAGCCGGCTGACACTGGAGTACTGCGGCACAGCGGCGGCGTGGCCAAGGTGGTGGACGTGCAGAGGGTGGGCCACGTAATAGTCCACGTCGTGGAAGGCGACGTCCCCCAGGAGGGGTCCGAGGTGGTTGGGGAGGTGGATTGGGAGAGGAGATACGCGTTGATGAAGATGCACACTGGGACCCACGTCCTCATCCAGAGCATTCGCAGAGTGCTTGGCCCACATATTTGGCAGGCGGGGGCGCAGAAGGACATACCCTTCAGCCGCATCGACGTGACGCACTACAAGTTGCCCACGCCTGAGGAGGTGGCAAAGATAGAGAGGCTCGCCAACGACGTCGTGCAGCGCGACCTCCCAGTGTACGTCAAAGTCATGCCCCGCAACGAGGCTGAGGCAAAGTACGGCTTCATCCTCTACCAAGGCGGCGTGGTGCCCGCCAGAGAGATCAGGGTGGTGCAGATAGGCCCCGACGACGAGCCCTACGACGTCCAGGCCTGCGGGGGGACCCACCTCAGGCGCACTGGGGAGATAGGCCTCATAAAAGTGCACAAGGTAGAGCGCATCGCAGATGGAGTAGTGCGTTTCATCTTCACCACGGGGCCCCACGCAGTTGCCTATGTGCAAGAGCTAGAGCGCCAGGCCGCAGAGGCCGCCGCCCTTGGAGGCGGTAGCAAAGAGGAGCTGGTGGAGGTGGTGAAGAGGCTCTTGAAGAGGGCGGAGGAGGCTGAGAAGAAGGCGAGGCACTACGCAGAGCTCTACGCCGCGGCCCTTGCCGAGAATCTCAAGGCCGAGGCAGTGGGCCAGCGGAGGCTTGCCGTGGTCGAGCTTGACGACGAGGAGCTCGCCAAGAGGGTTGCCCTCTTGGCCACCAAGAGGGACCCCGACCTAGTCCTAGTGGTTAAGGCTGGCGAGCGGGTGACTATCTACACAGGTGGCGTCGACGTGGGGCCAATAGTCAAGGCGCTTAGAGAGATAGGGTTTAGAGGAGGCGGCTCCAAGACCTTTGCCCAAGGCGTCTACGCCGGCGATGTGGAAAAGTTAAAAGAGGCCATTAGGAGGGCCCTATGATACCCACAAGCCCCCGGGAGCTTGAGAAAATCTTAAAGCGCATGGGCATAAAGGTGGAGGAGGTGGATGTAGCGTACGTCGAGCTGAAGTTGAAGAACGGGGAGACCATTAGGATAAACAGCCCCACCGTGGCCCTAATGCGGATGCCCAACAAGGTCTTGGTCTATCAAATCCAGGCGGCAGAGGGCTCTGTGCAGAAGGTGGCCCCCGCGGCCGCCCCCGCCACGTCTGAGTATCAGCCAAGCGAGGAGGACATAGCGCTGTTGATTGAGCAGACCGGCGCAAGCAGAGAGGAGGCCATAAAGGCGCTTGTGGAGGCCAAGGGCGACTTAGTACAGGCTGCCATGAAGCTGTTAAAGAAGTAAATTTATAATATCCCCCCTTCAATCTGCCATGCCAGCTAGGCCGGCGCGTTGTTACAGGAGGATTAAGGGGCCGCCGTATACGAGGGAGGAGTACATACACGGCGCGCCGATGATCCAAATACCAAAGTTCGACATGGGCACCACAAGCGCCGCGGCGCGGGCCGCCTTCACCATGGTCGCGAAGTTGGTAGCAGAGGAGCGCGGCCAGATTAGGATGCAGGCCCTAGAGGCGGCCCGCCAAATATCCTCAAAGTACCTCACTAAGTACGTAGGCGACGCCAACTACTACCTCAGGCTAAACGTGGTCCCCCACCACGTCTTGAGAGAAAACAGGATGTTGGCCATGGCGGGCGCAGACCGTCTCCAGGAGGGCATGAGGCTGGCCTTTGGCTCGCCGGCGGGGAGAGCAGCGCGTGTGGAGCCCGGGCAGGTTATATTCTACGTAGAATTCAAGCCGGAACACTTGGCGCACGTGAAGGAGGCCCTACGCCGCGCGGCGTCGAAGCTACCAATACCTACGCGCATCGTCGTCGAGCCGAAGGGAGATGGTAAGACAGCTTCATAGGGCAAGGATAGAGGCCGCGCTACTCCTCCTAGAGAAGGTCCTCTCTGGCGCTGTGACATCTCGCTCGGCCCTAGTCGCAGAGCTACAGTCGGTGTACAGAGAGAGGGGGATAGAGCCCTTTAGAGGCCTCTCCAAGGAGGGGGTATACGACAAGGAGGTGGCCACCGTGTACGTGGTGGGTGTCTACGGCGCCGGGGTCATGTCCCCCGGCGAATACGACGACGTGTTCTACATAGAGAACAGGTCAGAGGCCGCGCTCGACGTGGTGAGAAAAATCACAGAGGTAGTGACCAAGGAGACGCAGGAGGAGCTCAAGAGGAAGACCGAGGAAGTGAAGGGAAAGTCTGAAGAGGACAAGGTATTTAGAGTACTCCGCCTAGCCTTCACAGGCACGGTAATGGGCTACTTCCCCGAGGTACTGCTAGTCAAAGCCATAAAGACCTACGAAGTGGCCTACCCCCACCTCTCAGAACGCTTGCTCAACTACGCCGCCTTCTACAGCGCGTATAAGATAGCAGAAGAGATAGCCCTGGGGAAGATAAGGACTGCTGAGGACTTGAAAATCCACAAATACACCTACTGCCTACGCCTAGGCTTCCAGAAATGCAAACCCTCAGACAAGCTAATCGCCGAAGTCGCCTCAGCCATATACAAGGTAGACAAGGCCACCCTCTCGAGGCTATTCGCAAAGGGAGTACTTCCAAAACTGGGATAGTTTTCCAGACCCTTCGTTGCCCCGTCCCTGGAAGACTCTCCACATATACTCTAGACCTGTTGTATTGATTAATGCCGCCTTTGCCAATCTGAAGTCCTTCCTGTCGCCCACTTCTAGCTTTTCATACACCTCGATACAAACTTCACCACAGCCTCTGCCACTTGTTTCACATGCATCTCCTCCTGGGGGGTGTGCCCCATCCCCTCCACTTCGACGATCTCCAGCGGGAAGTTGAAGCGGTCAGAGAGCCCGGCCAGTATGTCCACATGTGTCCTTGGCACCACGTCGTCGTTTGACCCCCTTATGTAGAGCACGGGGGGCATTCCGTTGCCGATGTACCTAGAGGGGGAGGTGAGCTCTAGCTTGTTGCCGAGGGCCATGAGCTCGTTTGCAAGACGTCTGAGGTAGGGGTTGTTCGACTGAGATATGTACTGTAGCTGTAGCCTCCTGTCCACCGGCGCGGCGACTGCGACGACGCATTTCACAAGCCCGGGGTTCTTAGCCGCCAGGAGGAGGGCCACCGTGCCCCCCATGCTGTGCCCAGCCGCGACGACCACCGGCAACTCCCTAACTCCCGCCTCGTAGCCGTCCTCCACTTCCCTAATCTGCGGCGCCACGACCTCTAGGCCTAAGCCGCGGAGAGGCTCGGCGAGCCACTGGACGTTGGCAGGCGAGCTCCTAAACCCGTGGAACACCAAAGCCTTACCCATGTGGAGCACTATTATGCCATTTTTAAAAGATTTAGAACTAAGCGCCCCTAGCCTCGCCGGCGTACGGTACGCGGCCTTTGCGCCCAACGGGGCCAAATATATAAAGTAGAGTGTAAGAGGGAACATGCGTCTCGAAGTTAAGATCAGCGGCTTGCCGCGGGATAAGAGGAACATCTTGGTTTTGGCGTGTCCTGAGCCGTCGCTTGCTGGGGTAGTGGCGGTGGAGTACCTCATTGACCAGCTCCAGATGGAGGAGATAGGCGCCATCAAGATCACGGAGATGCCGCCGGTCATCGCCGTGGTAAACGGCGCGGCGAAGTTGCCACACCGCATATTCTACTCTAGGCAGGCGGGCATCGTGGCCATTAGGCAACACGTCCCAATACCGCCGCAGCTGTACGCCGAGTTTATCCACAAGGTGTTAGACTGGGCCGAGGAGAACAAGGTAAAGCTCGTGGCGTGTCTCTCCGCCATGCCCGCCCTGGGCGAGAAGGAGAGCGACGCGGTGTACTTTGTCACAGAGGAGGGACTCGTGGAAAAGTTCAAGGAGTACGGCTTTGTCCCCATACGAGAGGCCACTGTGACTGGGCTAGAGGGGGCCTACCTAGACGCCGTCCTAGGCCGGAGCATAGACGGCGTACTCCTCATCGCAGAGTCCAAGCTCTTAACCGCCGTGAAGAGGCTCGTCGACAGCGGGAAAGTGGCCACCCACAGAGACGTAATAGCCATCTTAAACGACTTAGTAGGCCGGACGGGCCCCGACGTGGGAGCCGCACTCAAGCTGGTAAACGCCGTGGCAAAGCTGGCCGAGACACAGATAGACACCTCAAAACTACAAGAACACGCCTCAAAATACGCATTCCTAGTTGAGAAAAACATAGAGGCCCTCTTCAAGCCCATGGAAGCCGTGGCAACAACGGCAAGGCGAGAAGTGCCTCTAGTGTTTTAAAGTCGATTTTTACAAACATCCTCCACTGGCACCACCTCCACAGTTGGCTGTAGAGATTGAGTTCCCCGTAAAACGTCGCAATGACACAAACACTCAAATATTAACGAAGAGAGACACAACATGGTAAAGAGCTTATTAACTACATACGCCATTACCGGGGTCCTCCTCTTAACCTCAGTCTGGGTCGCCGCTGTCGATTTGTCGGGGCTGGTGGACGACGTCATTAACGCTACATCGCCACTTGAGAGGTTCCAGCCCAACTATGTCTTCTATGTCAACGGCTGTAAAGTGCTCGTGTTCATCACAGACTTCGACGAGAAAAACTCGCCGCTGACGGCGGGGAACATCACCGATTTACACATCTTAAGCAACAAGTCCTCAACCCCCCTCAACTCTACCCAAGCCGAGCGGCTGTTAGACGCCTTACTCAAGCGCCTGGGCCCGCCTAGTAAGGTCACCGTCGCCATGGCCCACCGACGAGTGGTCGTCGAAGACAATAGTTCAATTCCTGTTACTTTAGAGTGGCGCGACTTACTACACATCGCCGCCTCCACGGCTAGGGGGCTTAGGGAGGAGGCGGAGAGGGCCCTTGGCGAGGAGGTGCTTCTTGGGCTTAAAGACGTGCGGGAGGCTATACGCGCGGGGAGACAAGAGGTAGCTTATTTGGCGGACGTTGTCTGGCAAAACAAGGACGTAAGAGTCGTAATTACTCTAGACCTCTACCACACCTCACTTGACGTCGCAACGGCAGACCTCGCAAAGGCCGTGGAGCTCCTCAGAGGCGTTAGGGAGGAGGTGGGCCCCATCTACGACTTGGTGCGGGTTACTCTAAAATACGGCCCCTACCTCTTGCCGCGCGACGAGAAGTTTAGAGCGGCCCTGATAAACGCAACGCAGACCATTGAGAAAGAGCTAGGCACTGTGCGGGAGGTTCGGGACGTGTGCGGCCACCTTTTGGGCATAGAGGGCACTATGCACACATTTGCCCCACTGGCGACTGGCCCCCTCTACGTGGTCTTCCCGTTTCCCGGCGGCACTGTGCCGGATAGGGCCACTGCTGAGAGGCTGGTCCGCCGCTTTGTGGAACTGTCAGGTTTCTGCGAAAGCCCGCTGGTGGTGGAGTTTTGGCCAAAGACAGGGATAGATTTCCTCGTTCCAGAGTGTATACCGCGTACTTTGCTCTTCGCCATAGTCGCTGCCGTTGGGGCGGCCGTCGCAGTGGCCGTCGGCCTCCTTATGTTAAAGAGGCGGCTTGTGAGCTGAGGTTTTTGAAAATTTTTAAAGCGGTTGTTGTTGGGTTGCGATGAAGTGGAAGGAGCTTGTTCTTGTTAAAGACCACCCAATGAAACGGGTGTACATAGAGAAGGTCGTGGTAAACATAGGGGTGGGCACCGGCGGCGAGAGACTTGAGAAGGCGGCTAATTTGCTGAGGGAGCTAACGGGGGCGGAGCCCTCGCTGAGGAGGGCCAAGCGCTCGATTAAGGACTTTGGCATTAGGAAGGGGGAGCCCATCGGCGTGGCAGTTACGCTGAGGAGAGACAAGGCCGTGGAGTTCCTCATGCGCGCCCTCCAGGCCGTGGGCAATAGGATAAAGCGCAGCAGCTTCGACGAGAGGGGCAACGTGTGTTTTGGCATAAAGGAGCACATAATGTTGCCGGGCGTGAAGTACGACCCGGCCGTGGGCATATGGGGCATGGACGTGTGCGTCCGCCTGGCGAAGCCGGGGCTGAGGGTGCAGCTTAGAAGGCGGAGGAGGAGCAAGGTTGGGAAGGGGCAACTGGTGACTAGGGAGGAGGCGGTGGAGTTTTTCCAAAAGGTGCTGGGGGTCCAGGTCGACTAGTGGCTAAGTGGACTGCAGAGGAGCTGGTATCCTTCGTGGCCAAGGTCTTGTACGAAGTTGTTCAAAACGAGCTCACCCTGGACTACGCCTTTCAAAAAGTCAAGAGGCGTTGGAGGGCGCTGGAGAGCTTCAAGGTCTTCTACGACGCCTCCTTTGACGCAGTTAGGCACTATTACTTCTTGAGGTTCGCCGCGTCGAAGCTCTTTGGCTCAAGCGGTGCGAAGGCCGCGGCAAAGGCGTGGTTCTTGTACAGGGCAGACTCTCTGCTCTACAACAAAGAGCTAGTGGCCAGGTACAGGAAGCGGCTGCTCAAGAGGGCCTTGGCCAAGCCGGAGGACGTGGAGAAGGCCCTCGAAGAGCTGAGGGGCGACCCAGCGCGCTACCTCTCGGTGAAGTACAGCTACCACCCGGCGATAGTGGAGACGCTCCTCAGATACCTCCCCCTGGGCGAGGTGGAGAGGCTGTTGGAGGCGGGCAACACCACGTGGATGTGGCTGAGGATAAACACCTTCAAAGTGGACGTGGACAAGGGACTTAAGCTACTGGAGCAGGAGGCAGAGGTGGAACCCCACCCCCACATACCCTTCATGGTGCTTGTGAAAAAGGCCAGCAAGCCCATCCAGTACCTCTCAGCGGTTAAGACCTTCGCCGCGATCCCCCAGGACCTCGCCTCAGTCTACACAGTCCTCGCCCTTGACCCAAGGCCAGGGGACTCGGTGCTCGACCTAGCGGCGGCGCCTGGGATGAAGATAAGCCTAGCCACCCAAATCGCCGAGGGGAAGCTTAAGGTAGTTGCGGCAGACGTGTCCCGAAAGAGGGTGGCCAGAATGAGGCACCTACTAAAGGCGCTAGGGGCCTACCAGTACGTAGACGTGGTACACGCAGACTCTAGAAAGCTCGCCGCCAGGCGGTTCGACAAGGCGCTTCTAGACGCGCCGTGCACCTCCAGCGGCGCCTTCACCAAAGACCCCGGCGTGAAGATATACCCAAGGGTAGAGAGGGCCCGCCAATACTCCCAGCTACAGCTCCAACTGCTCACGCGCGCACTACAGCTGGCAGAGGAGGTGGTATACGCCGTCTGCTCCATTCTGCCAGAGGAGGGGGAAGAGGTGGTGTCCAAGGCCGGCGCCAGAGCAGAGAAGCCGCTGGCCGAGCTAGCCCCATCCTACTGGGGGGACATAGGCGGCAGAACCTTCCCCCACATCCACAGAAGCGAGGCATTCTTCATCTCGCGGCTCAGGCCGTGACCACGGAGGCCCCCAGGTACCTCAGATAGGCCTCCACCTCTTCGTACACGTCGTCGAAGACAAAGGCCAAGTGGTTCCCGAGCCCCGCCTTGTAGACCGCGGCGGGGGACCCCTTGGTCACTCTCACCGCTATCTGCGTCGCACACGCCTCTACCCTCTCCGCCTCGGCGGTGATGCCCCCAAGGAGGAGGGCCCGCCTCAAGTCGCGGGACACTCTGAGCAGAGTCACCGGCCTCCCCGGCTCCACCTCTGCCCTAATCGCGGCGGGGGCCTTGGTGGCTAGGCGGGGGACAATGGAGTAGGCCTTGGCCATGGACGGGGGCAAGCCGTCGTGCGTAAGGAGGAGGAGCTCGCCCCGCGCCGCGTTGACGTTGCTAATCCACGCCGGCTTCCCAGAAATCCGCCGCAGGACGACCGCAGAGTAGAGCGCCCTGAGGTCGCCCTCACACGTGGCGGTGACCCCCCAGTCGTTCAACACGGCGAGGGAGATGCACGGAGTCCACCCCCGCTCCTCGACCCTGGGGAAGTTGAAGCACCAGCACCCCAGCGTAAGCCCGTCCACCCCCCGCGCCGCCTCACGCAGGGCCTTGGCGTAGGCCAGCACCCGCTCCAGCTCGCCGGGCCCGTACGCGCTCTCCCGCGCCGACTCCACCAAGCGCCGCGCCTCCTCGGCCGCCTGCATGGAGAGGGAGCGGCGGTACACCTCCCCCTCGTCTACGCGCACGTCGGGCTTCCCCGCCAAGTCCGACGCCACGAGCCAGGGGTTAGGCTCCCCCACCAGCATGAGCCGCGGCGGCTTGTCCAACAGGCGCGCCACTTCCACAAGCCTACGCACCCGCTCTGCCGGGGGCTCCGCGCCCGGCCCCTCGAGCGCCACAACCTCCGCAAAGGCGCCCCGCTCTCTGAGAGCCGCCGCGGCCTCTAGGGCAGAGGGGAGGGAGTTGTAGTGAGGCCACGCCAAAAGCACGTTGAACCGCCCCGCCTGGCTCAAGATCTCAGGCTCGGCGCCCCCAGTCAAAACCACGATAAAGACCACCTCCTCCACCCTGGGGAGAAGGCCCTCGTAAAGCCTCAGATACTCCTCCCGAATCTCGGCACCCACATTCGGCGCCGCGGCCACTCTAACAACCACAGACAAGAAGCGAAGCAACTACTTAAACCTTCCCCCCGCGAGAAAACTATCAACGAAAACTATTTCGACAACTTCTAAAGTAAAAAAAATACTGGCAAAAAGATGCTACCATGCGCGGAAGGATCAAATGGGTGGCGGTGCTTGTAGTATTGTTAGTGATGGTCGCCTTCTTAGGCCTCAGAGACTACTACAGCACGGCGCCAGGGGTCACAGAAACATCAACCGCAGATGCACAAGCTCAACAAGCCGCGCAGAGTCAGACGACAGGCAGAATATACGTCGAGCAAGCCGGTGAGAGTTTGGCGACCGCTACCGCGCCTGGTGGAAGAAAAGGTAATGCCACCCTGACGCTCTACATAGAGGACGACGCCGGACCCCTCGATGGCCTCGTCTTCATCCTCCCCGCGGCGCCTGAAGACGACTCTCTGCCAGACAAGCTGGAACCGGTGGCGGTGGCGAAAGGGCGTGCAGAGGCGCCCAGCCACGTGGAGAGGCTCCTTGAGAAGTGGAACGCAGACAAATACCCCAAGGTGGGCATAACGGTGGTGGTAGTAAACGGCACAGACATAGCCACGGCACCTGCGGAGGTGGACTTAAAAGCCTACAAAAAGGCCAAGGAAAGAGGAGAGAAATACGAAGTAAAGGCCAAAGTAAGGGGCAAAGTGAAGCGAGATAGAGGAGACAGGGGAATGCACTTTGCCGCATGCCCAGAGGCCGTCATGGTGAAAGAGGACGAATACCAAACCGACTTTATGCCAACGCCACTATTCCGAGTCAGAAACCTAGCTGGAGTCTATGGAATGTTTCAGATAGGACTGGCAGTAAACTATGAGAAGAGGTTTTCCTACGGACTCGCAATTCAAGAGGATATAAAAGACTTATTCAATGTCGGCGTTAAGATAGAGGGCTTATCATACGCGCTTGGCGCGATGTATTGGGGCAATAAGTTTACTGGCATTCCGGTCTCAGGCGGTAAAATGATCTACATTTTGACAAAGGGGAAGTATGAGGTGTATAGGATTGACTACTACGCGGGAGATGTCCGCGGATGCCTCATTATAGACCAGGACTGGCTCTACAGAGTCTACCCCACGGCAGTACAAACCTCTGGTAATGAGATAATAATGGGCGACGCCTACATGACAGATGCAGATATTCAGATACCAGGGACGACGACAATCTTTTACAAGAGATACACTGGCACTGGTTCGCCTAATGATAGCCCCATCTATGAAATACAGGTACCCCATCTGGCTGGATGGTTCTATCAGGAGTGCCCTGGTATGTTAGACCGTGTTGAGGTCGGCGCGGGTGTTGACTTGGGTAAGCTGATATTGCGGAAGGCGGCTCAAGCTGGGAAAGTGGTTGCCGAGAGGTTTGCCAAAGTCATTGAACTCGTCGGCGTTGATGTTGCCTGGACTTCTGGAACTAACTTTTTTGTAGTGTTGGGCGGGTTGCGGTTTGACGCCCCCTCTGGCAAGCAGTTTGACTTGTACTTCTATACTACGCAGTACAAGGTGGAGATTCCTTGGTGCGGCCAAGTAGATCTGCCGTTTCTCTACGCGGAGTTTAGGTAGTCTAACGTACCCTTTTTTTAGCTACCCTTTTTTCAGCCTCTCTATGCCTGGGGGCGCGACGCCTCTGCGTTGGACTAGTGCTACTTCGCCGCTGTGGGGTAGGCCTATGACGGCCACCTGCCCGTAGAGGCCTCCTAGGTCGTATACGTCGCCTGGCTTTGCCCCTGGCACTGGGATTAGCCTCACACCTAGGGTCTTGTCGAGGTGGACTGCTAGGGCCATGACGTCTGCTATCAGTGCGGCTACGGTGTCTCGCGGGGTTTCGGCGGGTATTCCCACCATGTCCACGCCGGTGTTGCACACCGCCGCCATGGCCTTGAGGAGGTCGAAGGTTATGTGCCCCTCGGCCGCGGCCTTTGACATGACGGCGTCTTCGCTCACTGGGATAAAGGCGCCGGATAGGCCTCCCACGGTGGAGGTGGCCATGGCGCCCCCCTTCTTGACCGCGTCTACGAAGAGTGCTAGGGCGAAAACCGTGCCGGGGGACCCGACCCGGGGGAGGCCCATGGCCTCGAGGATGGCGGCCACGGAGTCTCCCACCTTGGGGGAGGGTGCGACGCTTAGGTCCACGGCCCCGAACTCTACCCCCAGCTCCTTGGCCACCTCTCTGCCCACCAGCTCCCCGAGGCGCGTTATCTTGAAGGCGGCCCTCTTGATGGCGTCGTGGAGCGTGCGCACGTCTGCGTTTGGCATATTCCGCACCACCGCCTCGATGACCCCCGGCCCGCTCACCGCTATGTTCACCACCGCGTCTGGGAGGCCGAGGCCGTGGTAGGCAAGCGGCATGAAGGGGACGTCCTCGGGGGCGTTGGCGGCGACGGCGAATCTCGCGGCGGCGTGGGGCTTTAGGCTGAGCACCACGTCGGCCGAGGCCCTCACAGCGTCTAAGTTCACCCCAGTGTAGGTGGAGGCCACGTTGAGAAACCCCGCCAGCCTAGTGGTGGAGTTGAGGACATCCGGAAGCGCCTCGATGAGGGCCCTGTCGCCCCTGGAGGCGCCGGCGTGTATAAATCCCGAGAAGCCGCCCACCATGTCCACGCCGTATTTCACTGCCAGCTCCTCGAGGCGCCGGGCGGCCTCCAGAGCCGCCTCGGCCTTCCCCGAGGGCTCTAGGAGGATGGACATGGGCGACACCGCCAGCCTCACGGTCACAATCCTGACGCCCAGCCTAGAGGCCACCTTCTCCACGGCCGGCCTAAGCCTCTTCAAGTAGGGCAGGAGGACCTCCTCCAGCGCGTCGGCCAGCTCCGCGGCGCTGGGCCTGGCGGCTGGGACCGTGTTTACGCTGAGGGTGACCGCGCGTATGTCCAACTCTCTGAAGAGCACCATCTCGAGGACTTCGCCTATCTCCGAGGGGTCGAACCTCATATCCTCTGCATGTAGCGAAACACGTCGATGTGGTGTACCGCCACCATGACGCCCAGCCGCCTCCCCTCCTCCTCCAGCTCTCTCCTAAGCGCGGCGATGTCCACATCCGCCTTAGACACGTCGACGATCATGACCATGGAGAATATGTCCTTTACAACGGTTTGAGATATGTCCACGATGTTCGCGTTGTGCTTGGCCAGCACGGAGGCTATGCCGGCCACTATGCCCACTCTGTCTGCGCCGAGGACGCTCACTACCACGTAGTCGCCCATGGCTAAAAGTCGCCCGTATTTAAAATGTGCTCAAGAGAGGTTTCAAAACTTGGCGAAGGCATCTATTTATGGATGGGCGAATTTTCTCATATGAAAATCGCCGTGTTGGTAAAGACGGCGCTGGACACAGGCCAGCTCAGGGTGAGAGACACCGTCGTAGTGGAGGAGACGCCGCTTAAGATAAGCGACATTGACAGAAACGCGGTTGAGGAGGCGGTGAAGCTCAAGGGGCAGGGCCAGGCCTACGGGGTCACGGTGTTGAAGTGGGGGCCGCTACAGAAGAGAGTGCAGGAGGCTGAGAACGTCCTAAGAGAGGCCTTGGCCATGGGCCTCGACGAGGCGTACCTAGTGGCAGACGAGGCCCTCCTCAACGCCAGCCACGTGGCCACGGCCAAGGCGATAGCCGCCGTGGTGAAAAAGGTTGGGGCAGACCTCGTGTTGGCGGGCGAGGCCACCGTTGACAACTACACTGGGCAAATCCCCGCGAGAGTGGCGGCGGAGCTGGGGTGGCCGGTGATCACATACGCCAGAGAGCTTAAGGTGGAGGGCGGCAAAGTGGTGGCCAAGAGGGACTTAGAAGACCGGGTGGAGGTGGTGGAGGCGCCCCTCCCCGCGGTGGTCTCTGTGACTAGGGAGATAAACCAGCCCAGGATACCCACGCTTCTAGCCATTAGGGCGGCCATGAAGAAGCCTGTGCACAAGCTGACGCTC contains:
- a CDS encoding 50S ribosomal protein L5, translating into MKWKELVLVKDHPMKRVYIEKVVVNIGVGTGGERLEKAANLLRELTGAEPSLRRAKRSIKDFGIRKGEPIGVAVTLRRDKAVEFLMRALQAVGNRIKRSSFDERGNVCFGIKEHIMLPGVKYDPAVGIWGMDVCVRLAKPGLRVQLRRRRRSKVGKGQLVTREEAVEFFQKVLGVQVD
- a CDS encoding RsmB/NOP family class I SAM-dependent RNA methyltransferase, encoding MAKWTAEELVSFVAKVLYEVVQNELTLDYAFQKVKRRWRALESFKVFYDASFDAVRHYYFLRFAASKLFGSSGAKAAAKAWFLYRADSLLYNKELVARYRKRLLKRALAKPEDVEKALEELRGDPARYLSVKYSYHPAIVETLLRYLPLGEVERLLEAGNTTWMWLRINTFKVDVDKGLKLLEQEAEVEPHPHIPFMVLVKKASKPIQYLSAVKTFAAIPQDLASVYTVLALDPRPGDSVLDLAAAPGMKISLATQIAEGKLKVVAADVSRKRVARMRHLLKALGAYQYVDVVHADSRKLAARRFDKALLDAPCTSSGAFTKDPGVKIYPRVERARQYSQLQLQLLTRALQLAEEVVYAVCSILPEEGEEVVSKAGARAEKPLAELAPSYWGDIGGRTFPHIHRSEAFFISRLRP
- a CDS encoding fucose isomerase; this translates as MVVRVAAAPNVGAEIREEYLRLYEGLLPRVEEVVFIVVLTGGAEPEILSQAGRFNVLLAWPHYNSLPSALEAAAALRERGAFAEVVALEGPGAEPPAERVRRLVEVARLLDKPPRLMLVGEPNPWLVASDLAGKPDVRVDEGEVYRRSLSMQAAEEARRLVESARESAYGPGELERVLAYAKALREAARGVDGLTLGCWCFNFPRVEERGWTPCISLAVLNDWGVTATCEGDLRALYSAVVLRRISGKPAWISNVNAARGELLLLTHDGLPPSMAKAYSIVPRLATKAPAAIRAEVEPGRPVTLLRVSRDLRRALLLGGITAEAERVEACATQIAVRVTKGSPAAVYKAGLGNHLAFVFDDVYEEVEAYLRYLGASVVTA
- a CDS encoding PFL family protein gives rise to the protein MRFDPSEIGEVLEMVLFRELDIRAVTLSVNTVPAARPSAAELADALEEVLLPYLKRLRPAVEKVASRLGVRIVTVRLAVSPMSILLEPSGKAEAALEAARRLEELAVKYGVDMVGGFSGFIHAGASRGDRALIEALPDVLNSTTRLAGFLNVASTYTGVNLDAVRASADVVLSLKPHAAARFAVAANAPEDVPFMPLAYHGLGLPDAVVNIAVSGPGVIEAVVRNMPNADVRTLHDAIKRAAFKITRLGELVGREVAKELGVEFGAVDLSVAPSPKVGDSVAAILEAMGLPRVGSPGTVFALALFVDAVKKGGAMATSTVGGLSGAFIPVSEDAVMSKAAAEGHITFDLLKAMAAVCNTGVDMVGIPAETPRDTVAALIADVMALAVHLDKTLGVRLIPVPGAKPGDVYDLGGLYGQVAVIGLPHSGEVALVQRRGVAPPGIERLKKG
- a CDS encoding ACT domain-containing protein; this translates as MGDYVVVSVLGADRVGIVAGIASVLAKHNANIVDISQTVVKDIFSMVMIVDVSKADVDIAALRRELEEEGRRLGVMVAVHHIDVFRYMQRI
- a CDS encoding electron transfer flavoprotein subunit beta/FixA family protein: MKIAVLVKTALDTGQLRVRDTVVVEETPLKISDIDRNAVEEAVKLKGQGQAYGVTVLKWGPLQKRVQEAENVLREALAMGLDEAYLVADEALLNASHVATAKAIAAVVKKVGADLVLAGEATVDNYTGQIPARVAAELGWPVITYARELKVEGGKVVAKRDLEDRVEVVEAPLPAVVSVTREINQPRIPTLLAIRAAMKKPVHKLTLGDLGISLDVKAKASYKPVVIQRKKVIIKDGTPEEKAEKLIQYLRQEGVV